The following proteins are co-located in the Alcaligenes faecalis genome:
- the murI gene encoding glutamate racemase, with protein sequence MSPSHPPVFAQAPIGVFDSGVGGLSIWRALRQSLPNEHLLYLADSQYAPYGDRSPEWIVERTLQMTQLLIDQGCKALVIACNTATLVAAQALRATLSIPIIAIEPAIKPAAALSRNRSVALMATSRTLDSSGLQSLIDRYASDVEIIRIPCPGLADRVEALQLSGPEIEAELRHRLAPALQSQADTLVLGCTHYPFLRATIEAISGSRFHILEPSFAVAAQVHRRLDQANCLNTQTQAGNSAFISSAPMDQAQKVIQALTGLTEPTMLTFPTQTLNTL encoded by the coding sequence ATGAGTCCATCCCACCCCCCCGTTTTTGCACAGGCCCCTATTGGCGTGTTTGACTCGGGCGTGGGTGGTTTGTCCATCTGGCGTGCCCTGCGCCAATCCCTGCCCAACGAGCATCTTCTCTACCTGGCCGATTCCCAGTACGCTCCCTACGGTGACCGATCCCCCGAGTGGATTGTGGAGCGTACCCTGCAAATGACTCAATTGCTGATAGATCAAGGCTGCAAAGCACTGGTTATCGCCTGCAACACCGCCACCCTGGTAGCGGCCCAGGCCCTGCGCGCCACACTGAGCATTCCCATCATCGCCATCGAACCGGCCATCAAACCCGCCGCTGCACTGAGCCGCAACCGTAGTGTCGCCCTGATGGCCACCAGCCGCACCCTGGATAGCAGCGGCCTGCAAAGCCTGATCGACCGCTATGCCAGCGACGTAGAAATCATCCGCATCCCCTGCCCCGGCCTGGCCGACCGCGTCGAAGCCCTGCAACTGAGCGGCCCGGAAATCGAAGCAGAACTACGCCACCGCCTGGCTCCGGCCCTGCAAAGCCAGGCCGACACACTCGTACTGGGCTGTACCCACTACCCCTTCCTGCGCGCCACCATCGAAGCCATCAGCGGCTCGCGCTTCCATATCCTGGAACCCTCCTTCGCCGTGGCCGCCCAAGTCCACCGCCGCCTGGACCAAGCCAACTGCCTGAACACCCAAACCCAGGCAGGCAACAGCGCCTTCATCAGCAGCGCCCCCATGGACCAAGCCCAAAAAGTCATCCAAGCACTGACAGGACTTACAGAACCCACCATGCTGACATTCCCGACACAGACGCTGAACACGCTGTAA
- a CDS encoding PLP-dependent aminotransferase family protein, with protein sequence MKLYETLAKELAQAILDGTVAAGERMPSVRQLMDKHKISASTIFQAYYRLEAQGLIKARPRSGYYVCPSLAPHTLEADTASQPPLQATSVNNSDLIMAILQSSSERSVAPLGSAFPSPLLFPLERLGRFLSASLKQQDPWASVDDLTQGHAPLRRQIALRYLAQGMAINANDIVITNGALEALNLCLAAVTQPGDIVLVESPTFYAALQSLERMKLQALEVPTHPREGIDLDALEHAIKQHAPKACWLMTNFQNPLGSLMPDAKKAQLVELLARYDIPLIEDDVYGELYFDTERPRPAKAFDRQGLVMHCSSFSKTLAPGYRIGWAVPGRYLREVAQAKLTTTLTSPVPTQLALASYLEKGAYDQHLRRLRTQLKNQYGQFAKALGRHFPSGTRATRPEGGYFLWIELEKSVQTLELHRQALSQGISLAPGSIFSTTQNYSHCLRLNFGHPWTEHSDQALEILGNSCRSLPLKKS encoded by the coding sequence CGCATGCCTTCCGTGCGCCAATTGATGGATAAGCACAAGATCAGTGCCTCGACGATTTTCCAGGCCTATTACCGACTGGAAGCACAAGGCTTGATCAAGGCGCGCCCTCGTTCGGGCTACTACGTCTGCCCCAGCCTGGCGCCTCATACCTTGGAGGCAGACACCGCCTCCCAGCCACCTCTGCAAGCCACCAGCGTCAACAATAGCGACCTGATCATGGCAATCTTGCAATCCAGTTCCGAGCGATCCGTAGCCCCCTTGGGATCCGCCTTCCCCAGCCCCCTGCTCTTTCCTCTGGAGCGACTGGGCCGCTTTTTATCAGCCAGCCTGAAACAACAAGACCCTTGGGCCAGCGTGGATGACCTGACCCAGGGCCACGCCCCCTTGCGCCGCCAGATTGCCTTGCGTTACCTGGCTCAAGGCATGGCGATCAATGCCAACGATATTGTGATTACCAACGGGGCTCTGGAAGCACTGAACCTCTGTCTGGCTGCAGTGACTCAACCGGGTGACATTGTGCTGGTAGAGTCACCCACCTTTTATGCGGCTTTGCAGTCGCTGGAACGCATGAAGCTACAGGCCCTGGAAGTGCCCACACACCCGCGTGAAGGCATTGATCTGGACGCGCTGGAGCACGCCATCAAGCAACATGCCCCCAAAGCCTGCTGGCTGATGACCAACTTCCAGAACCCGCTGGGCAGCCTGATGCCCGATGCGAAAAAAGCCCAATTGGTCGAACTGCTGGCCCGTTATGACATCCCCCTGATCGAGGACGATGTTTACGGCGAGCTGTACTTCGACACAGAACGCCCCCGCCCCGCCAAAGCCTTCGACCGCCAGGGCCTGGTGATGCACTGCTCTTCTTTCTCCAAAACCCTGGCACCCGGTTATCGCATCGGCTGGGCTGTGCCGGGACGCTATCTGCGTGAAGTCGCCCAGGCCAAACTGACCACCACCCTGACTTCCCCCGTCCCTACCCAGCTAGCCCTGGCCAGCTACCTGGAAAAAGGCGCGTATGACCAGCACCTGCGCCGTTTGCGTACCCAGTTAAAAAACCAGTATGGACAATTCGCCAAAGCCTTGGGGCGCCACTTCCCCTCAGGCACACGGGCAACCCGCCCCGAAGGTGGCTACTTCTTGTGGATAGAGCTGGAAAAAAGCGTACAAACCCTGGAATTGCATCGCCAGGCCCTGTCACAAGGCATCAGTCTGGCGCCGGGTTCTATCTTTTCAACCACCCAGAATTACAGCCATTGCCTGCGCCTTAACTTTGGTCACCCCTGGACCGAACACAGTGACCAGGCTCTGGAAATTCTGGGTAATTCCTGCCGATCATTGCCACTTAAAAAGTCATGA
- a CDS encoding lipocalin-like domain-containing protein, producing the protein MAHTLRSKLIGVWQLESFEFVPEDGSPSYPGLGPNPIGQLIYTETGYVGAQLGSSTRTVQDNCQSLLDTYLAYAGTFEVDEATQCVTHFVDMSLYPDWVGVPQLRLARFTQDALELSTREPVTVAGKLGVGTLLWHRAGPA; encoded by the coding sequence ATGGCCCATACCTTACGTAGCAAGCTGATCGGTGTCTGGCAATTGGAGTCCTTTGAATTTGTCCCGGAAGATGGCTCGCCCAGCTATCCAGGACTGGGACCTAACCCTATCGGTCAACTGATCTATACAGAAACAGGTTATGTAGGGGCGCAACTGGGCAGCAGCACCCGAACGGTACAGGACAACTGTCAATCGCTACTGGATACGTATCTGGCCTACGCCGGTACGTTTGAAGTGGATGAAGCCACCCAGTGCGTCACCCACTTTGTTGATATGTCTCTGTACCCTGATTGGGTAGGGGTTCCCCAGCTACGCCTGGCACGTTTTACTCAAGACGCGCTGGAACTGAGTACCCGTGAACCCGTGACGGTAGCAGGCAAACTGGGAGTGGGCACCTTGCTGTGGCACCGCGCCGGGCCAGCCTAA
- a CDS encoding LysR family transcriptional regulator produces the protein MQFKGLLQVSDFDLRLLRVFRTVAQVGSFSAAEGVLGITRSAISLHMSDLEKRLGGIRLCQRGRAGFALTEEGRQVLRASETLMAAVENFRSEVNQLHSSLRGDLNIGLMNSLISQPHMHITSALRALRQKSEAVRVHISMSTPGEIERGLLDGRLHMGVLPETNALSGLEYRTLYAEPYFLYCSWEHPLFEAVQTGSVSRDALCGAAAIAPAYRMSPEAIGQHQDLNCVATASDREGIAFLILTGEYIGFLPEHVAARWVEKGQMMAVDPQQRQFTIPLSLAMRKDRRAHAIVDYFLGLLDGEVQN, from the coding sequence ATGCAATTCAAGGGACTCTTGCAGGTTTCTGATTTTGATTTGCGTCTGCTGCGTGTGTTCAGAACAGTGGCGCAAGTGGGCAGCTTTTCGGCGGCGGAAGGCGTGCTGGGCATTACGCGCTCGGCCATCAGCCTGCATATGAGCGACTTGGAAAAGCGCCTGGGTGGAATCCGGCTGTGCCAGCGTGGCCGGGCTGGCTTTGCCTTGACCGAGGAAGGGCGGCAGGTGTTACGGGCTAGTGAAACCTTGATGGCCGCAGTGGAGAATTTTCGCAGTGAAGTGAATCAGCTGCATTCCAGCTTGCGAGGGGATCTGAATATAGGCTTGATGAATAGCCTGATCTCGCAGCCCCATATGCACATCACCTCGGCCTTGCGTGCCTTACGGCAAAAAAGCGAGGCGGTGCGTGTCCATATCAGCATGAGTACGCCGGGTGAGATTGAGCGTGGTTTATTGGATGGTCGCTTGCACATGGGTGTGCTGCCCGAAACCAATGCCTTGAGTGGGCTGGAGTATCGCACGCTTTATGCAGAGCCTTATTTTCTGTATTGCTCCTGGGAGCATCCTTTGTTTGAAGCGGTGCAAACAGGCTCGGTGTCTCGGGACGCCTTGTGTGGGGCTGCGGCCATTGCGCCTGCTTATCGTATGAGCCCGGAGGCGATTGGCCAGCACCAGGATTTGAATTGCGTTGCTACCGCCAGTGATCGGGAAGGGATCGCCTTTTTGATTTTGACGGGGGAGTACATCGGCTTTTTGCCCGAGCACGTGGCGGCTCGCTGGGTAGAGAAGGGCCAGATGATGGCGGTGGACCCGCAGCAGCGTCAGTTCACGATTCCCTTGTCCTTGGCCATGCGCAAGGACAGGCGTGCACACGCGATTGTGGATTATTTTCTGGGCCTGCTCGATGGTGAGGTTCAAAACTGA
- a CDS encoding aspartate aminotransferase family protein, whose amino-acid sequence MNSPYFAPQQIASELNLQSHWMPFTANRHFQQDPRLVVKAEGNWLYDQDGRQILDSLSGLWTCGAGHARHEIQAAVHRQLGQLDYSPAFQFGHPAAFQLADKLTQYTPEGLDHVFFTNSGSECTDTVVKMVRAYWRIKGQATKTRLIGRARGYHGVNVAGTSLGGIGGNRKMFGQLMDADHLPHVLQADCAFTRGQPATGGLTLADELLKLIELHDASTIAAVFVEPVSGSAGVLVPPTGYLQRLRQICDQHNILLVFDEVITGLGRLGTYTGAEYFGVTPDIMTMAKQLTNGAIPMGAVIASQEIYQTFMGQDLPLHAVEFSHGHTYSAHPVACAAGLAALELLEQDNLLQRSAELAPHFEQALHQLRDSPNVIDIRNCGLAGAIQLAPRNGDPAIRPFEAGLQLWKQGFYVRFGGDTLQFGPTFTSTHAQLDSLFDAVGSVLKNLS is encoded by the coding sequence GTGAACTCACCCTACTTTGCGCCACAGCAGATTGCCAGTGAACTCAATCTCCAGTCCCACTGGATGCCCTTTACCGCGAACCGGCACTTCCAGCAGGACCCGCGTCTGGTCGTCAAAGCCGAAGGCAACTGGCTGTACGACCAGGATGGCCGCCAGATTCTTGACAGCCTGTCCGGGCTTTGGACATGCGGTGCCGGACACGCTCGCCATGAAATCCAGGCCGCCGTGCATCGTCAACTCGGACAACTGGACTACTCTCCCGCCTTTCAGTTTGGGCATCCCGCCGCGTTTCAACTGGCTGACAAGCTGACGCAATACACCCCCGAGGGTCTGGATCACGTTTTCTTCACCAACTCCGGTTCTGAATGTACCGACACTGTCGTGAAGATGGTGCGAGCCTACTGGCGCATCAAAGGCCAGGCGACCAAAACCCGTTTGATTGGCCGGGCGCGTGGCTATCACGGCGTGAACGTGGCCGGCACCAGCCTGGGCGGCATAGGCGGCAACCGCAAAATGTTCGGCCAGTTGATGGATGCCGATCACCTGCCCCATGTACTGCAAGCAGACTGCGCCTTCACGCGCGGCCAGCCCGCGACAGGGGGCCTGACCCTGGCCGACGAACTGCTGAAACTGATCGAACTGCACGACGCCAGCACCATCGCGGCCGTTTTTGTCGAGCCCGTTTCGGGCTCGGCAGGCGTGCTGGTGCCCCCTACCGGCTACCTGCAACGCCTGCGCCAGATTTGCGATCAGCACAACATTCTGCTGGTCTTTGATGAGGTCATCACCGGCCTGGGCCGCTTGGGCACTTATACCGGAGCCGAGTACTTTGGCGTCACCCCCGACATCATGACCATGGCCAAGCAACTGACCAACGGTGCCATTCCCATGGGAGCGGTCATTGCCAGCCAAGAAATCTACCAAACCTTCATGGGTCAGGACCTGCCACTGCACGCTGTGGAATTCAGCCACGGTCACACCTACTCTGCCCACCCCGTCGCCTGCGCCGCTGGACTGGCTGCCCTGGAGTTGCTGGAACAAGACAATCTGCTGCAACGCTCCGCCGAACTGGCCCCGCATTTTGAGCAGGCTCTGCACCAACTGCGCGACAGCCCAAATGTCATCGACATCCGCAACTGCGGCCTGGCAGGTGCCATCCAACTGGCTCCGCGTAATGGCGACCCTGCCATCCGCCCTTTTGAAGCCGGTCTGCAACTGTGGAAACAGGGCTTTTACGTGCGCTTTGGTGGCGACACCCTGCAATTTGGCCCCACCTTCACCAGCACACACGCACAGCTTGACTCACTATTCGATGCCGTTGGTAGTGTCCTGAAGAACCTGAGCTGA